CTCAGATGGTTGTCCCTCAGATGGTTGTCCCTCAGATGGTTGTCCCTCAGATGGTTGTCCCTCTGACGGTTGTCCTTCTGACGGTTGACCCTCTTGGGGAGCGTCGCCTTCCTTCGGCTGAGACTCCGTTCCCGGACCATCACTCTTCATATCAGCGTTCTGCGTCTCCTGTGGATTTCCATCCTGACCGCTCTCGGAATTGCTTGTGTCCGTGGATGGTGAATTCTCTTGAGCAGGATTTCCCTTTTCATTTGCTGGTCCTTTTTCATCTCCCGGTTTTGAGGGATCAGAATTCTCATTCGGAGCAGGTTGATCGTCCGATGCTGCGCTTCCAGGTTGATTCTTTTCTCCAGCTTCGGAAGCAGATGGGTCGCTCGACGTGTTCTCGCCTTGAGAGGTGTCTGGTGAACCTGAATTCATCTCCGGGTTCGACTCGCCAGCTTCAGACATGGAATCTTGCGGTGTCCCGTCTTGCGGAGACTGTGATTCGGAAGACGCGTTCTCCGCACCGTTGGCGGAATCGGGTCCGTTTTCCTGTTGCTCGTTGCGACCGGTCTGCTGGGTGGCATCGGGAGTATTCGTACCGGAAGGACTGTTCGGAGATTGTTCCGATGGATTCTGCTGACCTGCAGGATTGGTTGGCTCTGGTGAAGTCTCCTGACTTGGGGTCGAAGTTCCTTGTTCCTCTGGACTGCTTTGATTTTCGCCACTGTTGGAAGAAGGAGAATCTCCCGACATTGGATCGTTTTGCGATCCTTGATCCGCCGAAGTCTGATCGTTTCGAGACTCACTCTGCTGATTTTCAGACGTTTGATTTGATTCTGAAGTTTCTCCGGTCGATTCTTCTGAAGCTGTGGATTGTTGATCGCGAGGTTGAGCCTGCTGATCTGGTGATTCTTCGTTCGAAGATGGCTCCTGAGGATTCTCTTCGCTCCACTTCAGGAGTTCCCGAAGAGCTTCATCATCCTCTGCTCGTTTTCGATTCTCTTGTCTACGTCCCTCTGACTCTGAACCGTTCTGCCCGCCCTGCTCCTGGCTACCGGTCTGCTGCCCGGTCGAGCGGTCAGACTGGTTGCCTTCTCCGCCAGTTTCAGTCCCACCCTCTTCGGAAGGTCGGTCATCGGCATTGTCACTTGGAGGGGACTTCTCAGTCGATTGGGTTGGCTCCCCCTGCCCGGTGTTGGAGCTCTCGGAACCTGCCGAGTCGCCGTTTCTCTGGCCAGAATTTCCATCTGAGGACTGGTCACCTTGATTCGACTCCCCTTGCTCAGTCTGTTCTGATTCTCCGGTTTCGGTTTCAGTCGAACCACCCTCAGACTTCGAACCTTCTTCGCCGCTTTCCTCTTCGTTCTGTGGATCGCGCGGCTGTTGATCTTGCGGATTTTCTTGTGTCGAACCGTTCTCATCCTGCATTGAGTTTTCGAGTTGCTGCTCCTGTTGTTCCTGCATCTGCTGAACTTGTTCTTCTGGAACAGGCTCGATAATCCGGACGCGAACTTTTGAAGTACGCGTCAAATGTTTCGGGAGTGAGTCGAACGGCTCGAAGTTGTCTTCTGCCTCAAGGAAGAAGAACAATTCATCGCCGGCATTCAGTCGAAAGTCACTCAAGTCCAGGTCGTAGCGAGACTTCACCTCCGGGCGGTCCGGGCCATCGAACAAATGTGGAGCAACCGGCAGAAGTTCTCCCTCTCGCTCGAATCGAAGGACAACCCTTCGCAGCATGAAGTCAGGATCATTGGCCTGAAAAGCGATGGGAATGACCGCATTCGCAGGAAGTTCCAGCTCATTTTGAGTCGGATAGGTCAACGTAATCTGAGGATGTTCATCCGGACGAATGACAATCCGGTGCATCGTGGGCTGAGGATCAGTCTGATCCGCATCGTTGGTCACTTGAATGAAGTAATTGCTGGCGAACGTTCCATCTTCTCGAAATTTCAGTCTCCATCTGGCACGGAGTTCTCCATCACCGGTTTTGACCATCTCGATAAAGTCAGCAGTCTCATCGGCAGAATCGAAATCTGTGCGGTACAAACGCGCTGATGTGACAGGCATATTCGTCTGCGCGCTGACGGTGACGAACGTCCCCTCCCAAGCATCAATCGTGGAACTTTGCTGAGTGGTATCTTCCAGCAGCATGTAATCCGGGTAATCGTACTCAACGGAAGTCACCGTCGCTGTCGGAGGTTGATTGATCCGAACTCGATACGTATCGGAAGTCGCATCCCCTGCTTCAATTCGATAGGTGAAGTCTTTGAGGAGCCCTTCTCCATTCGCCCCGACCAGACGCACTCGAAATCGTGGAAGACCCTCCCCGGTGTTCTTCATCACGACTGGTTCGTCGACGAACCTCCGATCCGAAGTCGTGAAGAGCAAACGTACATCCTCAGGAATGACTCCCCCGAGATCGGTGGTCACATCGAGATGATCACGAGCGAGGACCTCATAGTCCCCGGGAACGACATCCAGAATTTCAGTTCGCGTCGAGGCAGCAACGGAAGTCGTTGGGAACAAGGCTCTCCAGACCGAAGTCGAGAGTTTCTTAGGGGAAAAGATCGTGTACAGACACATCAACACGACGATCCCGAGCAGCAGATACGATCCTCGCATGAGCGTTTTTCGATCGACAGCTTCATCGACATCGGACTGCTTGATTTGCAGTGCCGTTCTCTTCTCGAGAGCTTTCATCAAGTCCGGAGGGATTTCGCGCCCCGACTGGCCATGCAACTGCACCCAGGAAAGAAGACTGCTCTTCAGTTCGGGATAAGCTTCCTCAATCTCCCGTGCGGCATACAGAACATTCACTTCTCGCCACAACGGGATGAGAATCTGAACGACCAGCCAACTGAGCGATGCCACCAGAACAGCTCCGGAGAGAATCATCCGTGTCACTTCGCCAAAGCCACCGGGAATCACCCAGTGATCGAAAATCACGAAGAGCAGCAGGTATCCCAGAACGAACGACAGGAGAATGACGCTGGAGGTGAGAAGGTCTGTCTGGTGAATTCCGGACCGCGTCTTCTTGAGCTGATAGTCGATGAATTCATCAAAGTCGACGTACTTCGATGACTTCGTCGATTTCTTTTTCTTCTCGTCAGCAACAGCCATGATTGGATTCTCTCTGTTCGCCATCCTGGTTCCCATCTTGAGACCATTTGGTCGACAGTTGTCGGAAGGTCACATCGCAGCAGGTACTTGAGCTTCCTGGCTCTCGTGTGAGTTCACATTCTCACCGGCAGATCACTCCGCATTCGCGGTTGAACATTCGGATTGTGAACTTTTCCAAGTCTTCGCGCGACAACGACCGCTCTGCATATGATACTCGACGGAGATCAGTTAGAAAATGTTTGGAAAGTTCTCGGACAATTCGGAAATCCCCAACATTCCGATTCATCAGCCGACATGAACCGTATTGGGGAAGAGAATCGCACGGATTATTTCAAGGATGACGACCGATGAAGGATTTGTCACAGTTTCTCGCAACTGCGGAAGAAGCAGCTCGAAATGGCGGCCGCGTCCTCGAAGAGTGGGCGGGAAAATTCACCGCTCGAGAGAAGAGCCCCGCCAATCTGGTCACGGAAGCTGACCTCGCCTCCGAACAGGCAATCTACGAAACAATTCGCTCTCGCTATCCGGATCACGGATTCCTCGGAGAAGAAGGACTTTCCGAGGATCAGGGTGATTCGCCCTACCGATGGATCATCGATCCGCTCGACGGAACGTCCAACTACGTCCATCGCTTCCCGTACTACGCGGTTTCGATCGGCCTGGAGCGTGCTGGGGAGCTCGTTCTCGGCGTTATTTACGATCCCACACGCGACGAAATGTACTCTGCTGTGACTGGTGGAGGAGCGAATCTGAATCAAAAACCAATTTCAGTCTCGGAGATTGTTGAGCTCCCTCAAGCCATGTGTATGGCGAGTCTTCCGATCAAGGCTGACCGCAACGATGTTGCCATCCGTCGATTCCTCGACATGATCCAGAAGGCCCAAACCGTTCAGCGGACCGGTTCCGCAGCCCTCAATTTGTGTGCTGTGGCGTGCGGCCGGATCGAAGCCTTTTGGTCGACCAGCCTCAAGCCATGGGATATGGCTGCCGGTGTCGTCATTGTGAGGGAAGCTGGTGGAATTGTTACAACCTGTTCGGATGAGGACTTTTCCGTCTACGAGCCCAACTTGCTCGCGACGAATGGTGCTCCACTGCACCAGAATATTACAGAGGCACTCTGCGTCGCGTCCGAGCCGATCTGACGACTCGCCTGTCAGTGAAAACTGACGAGGAGAGTCTGCTTTGGTTTCTTTTTTTCGGAGAAGGCAACTTGGTTCGCATCAACGTTTCAGGATATGATCCAGTTGCCATCAAGACCGATGCTTTTCATTCAACGGTCGCTCTTCTGAAGAAAAACAACGATCCATCGGAAAAATTCAGTTCCCACCGCGGTCGATTCATAAAATGATCAAGCGACGGGACTTCTGAGTCTCTTCGACTCCAAGGCGACGCGATTTCCCGAGGACAAGATTGCAAGAACGTGATCTCCGAAGCATGCATTCAAACTGACGCAAGCCATTCCGGTCGCAGCACCGGAACCGAAGTGGTTGCGTTTAGATTGAATGAACAGTGCACAGCGAATGAGATTATCACTCGTGTCCCGAAAGATTGCCCGAGTTCTCTTGAGCAGTTCGACCGACACTCTCCGCCGAGCGAGCAATCAGTATCTCGACCTCTCAACATTGCTTTTCTGTTTTGCTTGTTGACAAACCTCCTTTCATCTTTCGCAAACGCTCAGCCGGATAGCCAGAAACTTCCCGAACCATTGCCGACGACCGCGATCGGCTCTGAATCAGAAGGAACGCTGGAGCGTTCTTCAGAGGGTTCCCAAGCAGCCCCGATGATTCCGGACTATCACATCACCCGTGTTGACTTTGACGGGTACGTCGCGGATGACCGACTTTGGATCGATGCGACGATCGAAATCCTCGTGAACATCGATTCGGGTTGGCACAGTGTCCCTCTTCGGTTCGATCAAGCGAGCATCCTCAGCCGCACGTATGAAGGCCCCGGTGAAGAATTCCCGGACTTGAGTTCGCCATCACCCGATGGCGGTGTAACGTGGATGGTAAAGGGAAAAGGAAAACACGTTTTGAAATTCAAAATGTGGGTTCCCGTTCGACAGACTGTTCTCGGATCGCAGGTGCAAATCACGCTGCCACCGCTTCCGAAACAGTTCGTGGCGAGCGCATCGATCCGGATTCCAGAACCGAATGCCGTTGTTCGAGCAAACGTGAATGGCACCGTGTTCGACGTGAGTCGCGACGGTCAGGCAACACACGTTGATGTGACCGTTTCAAATTCTCGACTCGACCTCGCATGGTCGGTCCCGAAAAATGATGCGGAAACCATTGCTCAAGTCACAACTCGAATTCATCTCAAGCCAACTTCGGATGCGCACATTCTGGTCGCGGATCAATCGATTGACTTACAGCAACAGGTGAAGGAAGAACTTCACATTCGACTCCCGACAGACTTCGAACTGCTGGAAGTCAGCGGAGCCAATTTCGAATCTTATACGGATGACCCCGAACGCGATGGCTGGATCGTCATCCCTCTCAGCGGTTCAGTCACCGGCAAGCTGGAGTTGCACTGGATTCTCAGACGACCGCTTAACGCAGATGGCGATCGAATTCTCATCGATGGTTTCGAAGTCGAAGGTGCCACACGTCAGGAAGGGCTGATTCGCGTCGATCGAACCGTCGGATACCGCACGATCCCGCGAACGACAGAGTCAGAACAGGTTTATCGAATTGGAATCGACCAGCTTAAGGGAACCGGTGCGGGCAGCCTGCTGAGCGCTTACGAATTCTTTCGCCAACCGTTTCGGCTCGTTCAACAAATCGTTCCGGACTTGCCCTCGTACTCCGTCACACCTGTCTTTCGATTGTCGGTCAATCGTCAGTCGACCACGCTTCAGGTGCATCAATTCATACAAGTCGATCGGGGAAGTGCCGATGCTTTCAATCTGCTTTGGGACAATTTCCGGTCGGATGGCTGGGAATTTGAAGCGGCCTATTGCACTCCCGATCAGACCGGAAGCATCACGCCATCGATCGACCATCGCGCTGGACAGGTCAATCTGACCCTCAACCGCAGCATCGAATTCCCATCGCGAATCTGTCTGACGACTGTCTTCCGTAAGCCATTTCCAGTTGAAAAGGTCACGACGACGGAACTGACACTCCCTCAA
This DNA window, taken from Thalassoglobus sp. JC818, encodes the following:
- a CDS encoding inositol monophosphatase family protein; translated protein: MKDLSQFLATAEEAARNGGRVLEEWAGKFTAREKSPANLVTEADLASEQAIYETIRSRYPDHGFLGEEGLSEDQGDSPYRWIIDPLDGTSNYVHRFPYYAVSIGLERAGELVLGVIYDPTRDEMYSAVTGGGANLNQKPISVSEIVELPQAMCMASLPIKADRNDVAIRRFLDMIQKAQTVQRTGSAALNLCAVACGRIEAFWSTSLKPWDMAAGVVIVREAGGIVTTCSDEDFSVYEPNLLATNGAPLHQNITEALCVASEPI